The Diceros bicornis minor isolate mBicDic1 chromosome 23, mDicBic1.mat.cur, whole genome shotgun sequence genomic interval ATAATAAGGTTTTACGTTAGCAGCTGTCAGTAACTATTGAAACTCTCAGGTGCCtacaggagaaaagaaactagatcagatagaaatttttttaaagtacagcaGAGTCAGAAGGGGGTGTGGGTACAGGTGATGAACTAAgacagttgtttttatttttaggtaaCAAGACTCTTTCTGCTTTACCTCCAGCATTAGGCACTGGCCAAGATGATGGTGGTGGTCCCTCAGTGTACACCTCGGACCACTACTCTTCACTGGGACGGCTTGGCAGCTATGGGTCTGCTGGGCAGCGCTCAGAAACCAGGGACTCCAGCTGTCAGACCGAGGAGGTGCGAGTCGTCCCGCCGTCAATGAGAAGAATCCGGGCGCAGAAGGGGCAGGGCATTGCTGCGCAGATGGGTCACTTCTCCGGCTCCTCGGGGAACATGTCTGTGCTGAGCGATTCTGCGGGCATAGTGTTCCCTTCTCGCCTCCACCACGAGGCAGGTTTCCGCAGCCTGCCACGCTGCGCAGCCAGGGCGAGCGCGCAGTCCCTGGAGCCGAGGCTgggggccctgggccctgcagacagcCTGGATGGCGCTTTCCCCTACGAGAGGGATGACCCGCAGGTAGAGGGAAACTCAGGACATTTAGGAGGCGCCTCAAGGACTGGGACACTTCTGAGGCCCAGATCGCAGGAGCTGAGGCACTTCGAGGGAGAAAACCTAACCAGCCCGGCGTGCGTGGTGTCTCCCCACGCGGCCTACTCCACCAGCATCATCCCCAACGCCACGCTCTCCTGCTCCTCGGAGGTCATCGTTATTCACGCCGTGCCGTGCTCAGGGCCGCTGGACAGCAGAAGTACCAGCTCCTCCCACACGAAGATAAAATCCAGGGACCGCCTCCTCTCCAGGCGCGCTGGTCAAGATGACCGTCGATCTCCCAGTGGCAGCTGGAATGAGGGTCACTCCTCTCTCTTACAGGCCTTAGGCCCCCATTCCCCCAGTGCAGCCACACTGCTGTCCCTCTGTGACTCTGCGGTCTCTCTAAAGACCCCGGCACATCTGGAGAACGGGTCCCCCGGCGCGGCCTTCAGCTGTAGAAACAAGCTGGGCTTCCCAGCGCTCCCTCAGGATGCGGACGGCGGGAGCGAGCCCAGTTATTCCGGAGGCCGGGGGCCCGGCGGCGCAGAGCCCTGGGAATGCAGCGCCACCGGGAAGCCAGGGGCGGCCACTCCTGGTTACTCCAGTCCCGTCAGTAACCTGAGCAGCTGCAGTCTGGACCAAACGTCGAACAAAGATGATGCCGGGTCCCTGTATTTGGGGGACCACGATGGCTACTACGCATCCGTATACCCCGACTCTGGACGCGGACCTGTGGATCTCTGCAGCAGCGGCGACAGCTTTGGGAACCCCAGGCACAGCGTGGTCAATGTTTTCGATGAGAGAGCTCAGAAGAGCCAAGGGAACCGGTCCCATTACCACGACAAGTCCCTTTCGCGAAGCATCTCTTTGAAGAAGGCGAAGAAGCCTCCCCTGCCGCCGTCGCGGACGGATTCTCTGCGCAGGATGCCCAGGAAGGGCGCCCCGGGACCCGGGCAGGCGCTGAACGGGGGCCCGAGGGCCTCGCCCCCGCACGCGCTGCGGCTGGACCTCGGGGGCGCGGGCGGCAGCTCGTCCTCCCAGAGCCCCTGCAGCGACGCAGACGAGCCGTGGCTGCCACGTTCCCGCAGCCAGAGCACGGTCAGCGCGGGCAGCAGCGGGGCCTCGGCCACCACGCCCACCGCCTCCTCCCTGTGCGGGGCCGTGCACAGCGACACGAGCAGCAGTAGGTCCGAGGGCGCAGAGCCCTGGCCTCAGTGTGCGGACGGCCCCGGCTCGCACGGGGACGCGGGGGCCGGGGGCGCGCCGGCGGGGGGCGCGCGGGGATGGCCTGTGCACGGGGGTTGCGGGGCCGCCGGGGCTGGGTGCTCGGTCACGGCGGGGAGCCCGGCACGCAGGGTAACCTCACCGTCCAGCGGGTACTCCAGCCAGTCCAACACGCCCCCCGCACTCACCCCAGTGCCCGCGCTCCTCAAGGCCAAGGCCAAGCCCAGGGTCCCCGAGAGGAAGTCCTCCCTGGTTTCCTCGGGGTCCTTGTCCGCGTCCTCCACATCCCTCTCCTCCAGCACCTCGGCGGACGGGGGTGGGAGCGCAAGGACGCCGGCCTCCGCACCTCCTTTTCCCCCTCCGCCCTTCCCCCCTCCGCCTCCCTTGGCGGAGACCCCCGAGGGCGCTCTTCTGCCTCAGTCCCCCTTGTTCCCCCCTCCGCCACCACACCTGCTCCCCCCTTGTCCCCCCACGGTCCCCGGCCCCCTGCTTCTGGAATCTTCTGCCCCTGCAGTGCCCCCGCCTGCCCCACCCCTGGACCCTAAGCTGCTGGAGGATGCCCGGCCTCCTTTCAGAGACTCTGGCCGGGCAGAGCCCCCGCGGGAGGCCCGCCGTCGGCCCCCGGACCCGGAGGAGGGCAGGCCGCCCCCGCTGATAACCCGGGAGGCGCTGCGCACCGTGCAGCTGCGGCCGGTGAGGACGATCCTGGGGCCCGAGGCAGCCCCGTCCTGCGGGCAGGGGCCCCGGGGAGAACTCACGCCGGCCACTCCCCAGGACCGCGGGAAGGCGCCTGCTTCCCCGAAATCCCGAAATAGCGCAAACGGGATGCAGAGCGAGAGCACACGCGCCTGCGCCCCCGGCTCGCGTTCCACTCCCGCTGGGAGCCCGGGCGGGGGCCGCGGGGACACTGGGGACCCGGGGGACCCAGGGGCTGGGCCTGGCCCCTCGCCCAGCAGGAAGCCACCCCCCATCGCCAAGAAGCCCAGGCTGGTGCTCGTGGTGCCGCCTCCGCAGAGACAGCTCCCTGCGCCCGGCTCCCCCGGGGGAGAGGCGGGGCGCTACGCGGCCGGGGCCGGGCCAGAGGAGACTGCCGCGGCGTCCGCGTCCCCGCACGCTGTGGACGCCGATGTCCCCGCGGTGCAGCCCGACGCCCGGCGGGCCCCCGAGCCGGAGGAGCCGGAGGAGCGGCGCGCAGAGGACGGAGCGGACCGCACGGGGAGCTGCTCGGCTCTGCAGGACTCGCGGCGTGAGTGCTGTCCCCTTCCCCTGtccacacaccccccccccccccccgccgagcGCTGACAGGTGGGCCGGCTCCCCCGAGAGCCAGCGGTGTGGGGCTTCTGTGCCCCTCGCGCTCGGGGTGCCCATTGCGTTTTATGAGATTTTCAAAATTCTAGACTTGAGGGTAGAGCTTATAGAGGAGAGAATAGAGGGATGTGGTGGCCTGCAGCAGCCGGGGTCTTCTCCTGGGGAGCCGCAGAGAAGCGTTACAGCAAGAGGAGGCTCGCGGGGGGCACTAGAGCGCAGGGGAAGAGCGGGCGCTGGCCTCGTGCCCCTCGTCCCCCTCTTTGTCAGACGCCCAGCCCCGGACCCATGCCCTCCCGGGCTCTCGGGATGGTGGGAGTCCTGGGGGGCTTGGCTGAAGACTGGGCTCAAATAGCTGTCTTGCCTTTCTCGCTTGCTTCTTCGTAGCTGGGGTGCCAGAGCCCGAGGCAGCCGGCCCTTCCTCGGAGGCTTGGGACCTCCCCAAGGAAGAGGGGAGCGATGAGGCCATGACCCCCAGCAGGCCCCGGACCACGGAGGACCTCTTCGCAGCTATTCACAGGTGTCCAGAACTGCTTTCTTGGGTTAATCTGCTTTGTGAGGCCCGTTACCAACGGCCTCTCAGCGTCTTGTTCTGTCCTGAGGTTTCTTCTGTCACCCAACTAGGATTCATTAACTCGattgttggttttttttggtgtgtttctatatttttattttctctgattccagtatctgtttcattttgttctgatttttgtggtgctgggggcaggggctCCATGCAGTGCCTCCTGGTGGGCACTGCGCTGGCTGGCAGAAGTGCAGCATGTCAGCCCCATGCCAGGGTGTGTGTTAGGGTGAGggcccctccaggaggaggagcaCTGTGTCCTGTGGGTGGAAGGTGCACAGGCTGGTTCTACAGGACTTGTTTCCTCttggtgttttattttattcttattatttttattttacagaaaaatcAGGATTTTTGAGTGCAATTTCTTTGGCTACTTAAATGTTTCAATAAGAGAGTACATCTTTTTTAAGCAGAGGCGAAAGTAGCTCAGTTTGCTTCTTAGTGTGTACTGCTAGTGCCACCTACTGGTATCAGAAATTATTGGGCTTAAAAAAATGCAgagtaaatttttcaaaataactgcCTGAACTGttatactttttatatgtggtcaCCTTGAAGAGGGAACATGATTTAGcactaaagttttatttattgctTCATTTTGCTGGCTGTAAACAGCTGAGCACTGCCCCAACAGTGTTGGTGTAAAAACTGTTAGATGCTGTGTGTGCGAGTGCTCTAAACCGCCCTGCTGTGGAAGCCCTTGCTTCCTCCTGGACGTCTCTCCGCAGTGTTTTCAGACAACCTGTGGATGCCTTAGGCCACCAAGGCCTGATGTTGCCCTGAATCAAAgtccctttttctcctccttaAACAAGACATCCTATCAAATCGTTTGATTCTCTGTGAATAAGCTGTATCGGGATTGTTTTCCCGATTCTTGGAATCTAACTGAAAAGACTGTTGCACAAGCTGGAAAGCACAGTGGTGTTCCCACCTGAAACTCTTCATGTGACAGATAAACGCTGACTGAGAGGCAACCAGGCTGCGAATGGAAGTGTTTGTCAAGAATTACGTTCTTTACCTCGTGGCTCTAGGGTTGGTACAATAGCCCAGAAGACTCTAAAGACCATCCCTTTAACATGGACTGGTTTCCTTCATCTCATTAGAGATAAAAATGTAGCTAGTTATCAAATTACTTCTCAAAACAGGGAAATGAAATGCTGCATGCTTTGAAACCACCTTTAGCAGCGTTTCTGGAAGTTTACACAGATGTTTCTATGTCTAGCCATGCTGGACATGTGatcagcactcaataaatattttctgaattaaagaAACCAGTTGGAATTTAGCTGTTAGGAAATTCTTCCGACTCTCGACATCTTTCATTTAGTGTGGAGTGCACGGGGTTGCCAGCCACGCGGCCGTGTGTGTTTATACAGCAGTCCACAGAGAAGCTGTGTTGCCTGGACGTGGACTGAATACTTGGTCTCAGAAACTCAGTTGTTGTGGGGCAAATTACTATGTGCTTTTCTTACAAGTATGCCAAAGATATCttctgtattttgttttggcACCCCTCTTAAGGCACTGGAACATCTGTGGTTTCTCCTATTAGAGAGTTGTGTCTGCTGCAGACGTGGAAGGAGGCTAGGCCATGTTGTTCTTTGAGGGCGTGGAATAAGCAAAGGAGAGGAGGGTACGGTTTGTAGAGAGAGCACAAGGGCATGCTGGTTTCCATTTTCACATTGATAATATGTTAACAGACATAAAATCCCACCTCAAGTCTGTGATTTTTAggattttattttctgtccttCAGCACCTAagctaataatttaaaaagaaagaatatctaAATTGAAACACAGCTTTCAAAATTTATAATGCAGATTAATTCACTTCAGATTTAAAGCCAGACGGAAGATGTAGAGAGCCAGTCGAGGTGTGACGTCTTTATATTTATTGAAGTAATTAGTTTTCTAGCCAATGTTAACTGTTTCAGCACTTTTTATAGCCATCTTCTTTAGAAATACACATacagtgtgtatatatgtgtgtgtgtgtttacacacatatacatccATATATGCAGAGAATTCATATGTTTAGATTTAATTCTCATTTTAGGGGGCAGCTGCTCTTGAGAAAAGCTTCATAAATTCCCATCTCCTCTCTTAGTTCTAAATCTACAGCTCAAGGCCACAGCTTCGATCAAGTGCAGCTGTGGCTTGTGCGGCTCTCAGCACACGTCACTCCTTAAACACCGAACAGAAATCACACCCCAGGCCTGGACCTGCGAGAAGCGAGTGTGCAGGGCTGCCTCGGGGCACGGCCGGCGTGAACACTGAGGGCCTTGCTGTGGCGGGGAGATGCTCCACCAGGTCCTGGTTCTTGTGTTCAGGCCGTGGCCTCGCTCTGTGGCCCTCAGTTACCTTCTCTGGGCAGACCGAGCCATCCCAAGTCTTTTCCCGCTCTGCGTCCTGAGGCGTCATTTCTGTGGCTTCTGTCAGTGGGTCACTAACTTACTCAGAGCTCTTCCCTGTTGACAACTGAGCAGGCCCATTGACCCAAAGCACCATGGACTGGGCTCTGCAGTCCAGACGGGCTGGTGCCACCCTCAGACCCCATGTTGGGTCCTTACCACCCACGGTCTTCCACTCTGGGGGCTTCTTTTTGGCCTGAAGCTGGAGAGGACCCTAGGAGCACCAAGCCCAGGACAGCCGCCGTGGGCCCCTCCTCCCCATGCCTGCCTGTGCAGGCTGCGTGACAGCAGCACTAGGCCTGACCAGGGCAGGAAGGGAGAACTGTTTCCCTAAATGACCCTGGAAGGTGTGTTAGCGCCTTCCTGACACTCGTGGCTGTTGCTGCGTCATCCTTACTGATAGACTGTGAGCCAACTACAGCTTCCCTTTCCAGGCAGGAAACAGGGTCGGGAGCTGTCTCTTGCCTAAGGTCTGTGTGGCTCCACAGGTTCTGATCTCACTGAATCCTCGAGCCTGTGAGCTGGGCGTCACCATCCTCGTTCTACAGGCGTGAGAACGAGGAGCAGCATAGATGggtgatttgtccaaggtcactacAGTTGACAGTGCTCCGATCCAACTCTCAACCTGTGTGTGCAGATAGCATCCTCCCAGCCTTTCCCCGCTGCATGTCCTAGAACTTTATAGTTGAGAAAGAGATGCACCCACGTCTTTATGTTATTAAATGTGTCGAGTTTCCTTCCAGCAAGCCCACCTGCACTAGCTGAGAGAGCTCTCGCGTGCTGAGTTGTGAAGAGACCAGCAAGGGGCCGCTTGGCTTTCTTGTCTCTGACCCCCTGAGCAGGGGGGTCCTTAGAGACCGAGGAGGAGAAACACTCCCAGGAAACTGCACTTTCCCTGCAGGCCCCTCCTCCTTCACACTTGGCCCACACTCCTTACGTCCTCCCATCAGTGAGTCAGGAAGCAGGGTTGGTGTGACGTTCCCTCCTGTCTTCTGGAAACGTGGATTTCTATGGTGGACGTGTGGTCAGTGAGAGCCACGGAAGACTGGTTTGTGTCAGACTCCAGAATGTCAGAAGGCGAAGTGGTCGAGTTGTTCCAGAACCTGGGTGGGGGGCCTGTCTCCACGGAGCTGGCTGATCTGCGAGGCCTGCTCAAGGGCTGGCACCAAACTAGGAGAGGAAGGATGGGCTGGGCAACACCATGAGATTCTGTCAGCATCAGTCCAGCATGGGAGAGCTAAATGAAAAATGGCAGTTATTAAAAACTTGGGAAATGGTCCTCTCCAAAGTGAACTcatatgatgtctgggatttgtcTCACAGTAATCCAGGAGGGTGGAGGTGAACGAGGGTGGTCGTGAGTTAATGACTCTCGTGGCCGGGCCATGGGCACGCCTGGTGACACGATGAGCCTTTGTGCACAGACTGCACAGACGTTTGGGAGTTTCCATGGTGACAGTAAGAGGTGGTGACCTGAATGTGTGGGGAGAAGCAGGGTGATATGGTGACATCCAGGGGCCCTGGGGGAATTCACCTTTATCTTAATGTCGTTAAATCTCAGATCCAAGAGGAAAGTCCTTGGCCGTAAAGATTCGGATGATGACCACTCTCGAaaccactccccctcccccccagtgACCCCCACCGGAGCTGCCCCCAGCCTGGCCTCCCCGAAGCAGGTGGGGTCAATTCAGAGGAGCATCCGCAAGAGTAGCACCAGCAGTGACAACTTCAAGGCCCTGCTGCTGAAGAAGGGCAGCCGGTCAGACGCCGGCGCCCGCATGTCCGCCGCCGAGATGCTCAAGAACACTGACCCCAGGTTCCAGCGGTCAAAGTCGGAGCCTTCGCCAGACGCGCCTGAGAGCCCATCGAGCTGCTCCCCGAGCAGGAGCAGGAGGGCCCAGGAGGAGTGGGCCAGGGGCGAAGGCCTGATGCCACGGAGCCTGTCCTTTTCGGGCCCCAGGTATGGCCGCAGCCGGACGCCGCCGTCTGCAGCCAGCAGCAGGTACAGCGTGCGGAACCGGATCCAGAGCAGCCCCATGACCGTCATCtcggagggagaaggggagaccATGGAGCCTGCTGACGACAGGGCTCACTGGACCCTGGGCGCTACCAGGAGCTGTCCACTGGATGGACTGGCAGGGGACGAAGTATTTGAGGGCAGTCTGCTCCATGGCGGGGAGCCAGCCGCCTCCCTGCGGGCACAGTCTCCTGGCCCTGCGGACGAGACGGCCGGTGCAGAGGGCAGGAGTCCCTCAGAACAGTGCGCAGGTCCTCTGGGGGAAGAGAGTTAGGGGCGCGGATGTGGGTCTCCCCGGTGATGTGGGGGATGCACAGCAGGTCGCTCCACGGGGCCTGGCAGGTCCCCCCACCTGGCCCGTGGCCCCACTCAGGGTTATGTCTGGGCCCTGCAGTGAAACAAGAGGGCTCTTGAGGACTCTTGGGACTTGCCATGTGGCTTAAAAGCAGGTAGAAGCTTAACTTCTGGAAGTGCTTCCTGgggaagattttgttttttgctaaatgctgggtgtgtgtgtagggggctgtgtgtgtgtgcattttgaatgctttttatgttaaaaaaaatacacaaacagcACGTACAGaaataggagaaagaaagaaagcattaagCTGGGTCTAGTAACGAGTCCTCTGGACTGGGTGGTGATTGCTTTACAAGTGTCACATCTGTGGCGTCGGTGAGTTCCAGAGGGGAGAGACCGTTACTTCTGAGCAGGGGTGGTGGGTGTGCTGGTCTGAGCGCACGGACACAtgggcacacacacaggcatgctCTGTGGCTCGGGGGGGCCGTGTCCTGGTTCACCCAGAAAGCTGGAAAACGGCTAAGTGACCCATTGGTTCAGGTActtttttctggggaaaaaaggctttgtttcttttttgtaaaaatgAAACACAGTGGAAGTGTCCATGCTGTAACATGGAGCCTGCTGCAGTGCAGCCACAGACACACATCTTTCAGCCTGATTTTTAGAAATGTGGGTGATTTTTTAATGACTTCCTCCTTGAGCAGCAGCTGAGACCTTTGAGAGCTGGAGTGACGGGGCGCACatggagagaggagggggcagcGGGGTGAGGGACATGCTGCTGGAATGTGTTTCCTGCTtattaaataaagttatttttcaggattaaatttaaaaacttgcaCTACAGAACTGTGGGTGGGGCTTTTCCTTTTACAACTGTTTTTTACCAGAGTTTAAACTTccatttggcaatttcttatcaCTTGAAGTGTCAGCATTTGTTAACTTTTGGATATCCTTCTGGTCACACCAAAGAAAAACGGCTGTTTTTTCTAGAATTCCCTACGGTTTCATGTCCTCATTTAGAAAGGTTTATCAAGATCTATTATATGTTATCTTACTTTGAAGAAAATGCTGAATAGCTCTTGTTAGTCAAATAAACTGATGAAAATTGTCAGGGCCTGGCTATTAATTAGCCCTGGGAAATGGGTTTTTAGATTAAAAAGATTTTTTGCCTCATTTGGTTtgtgcatttttatattttttataaataattgaGCTGGCTACTTACCTTCTAATCTTCTCCAGTTAGAATTTTAACACTTGTAGACAGGGGAGAAGAGTGTGTcgagtatttatttttatgtcgTATTCTTTTGGCCCCttcccccatccctccctcccggATGCCATGTACATAGGCCCcttgatttctttaaataaaacagaGTCTTGTCTCCTTCATTAGAAGGACCTAAGATGACAACACTGAGATTCTTGGCCTAAATACCATGCAGCTGCCAATTGTCATCTTTTTTGGtatgaaaatatcattttattatttatctaatAAAACTATAGATACCCATTTTGTTCCTGTCTTTGAGACAAAAACAAACCTGAGGAATTTAGgctccttcccttctctgaaGAAAACAGATCACTTCTTTTCATACAAGCAGATCAAGACCTGACATCTGGCCAAGGGCAAAAGGCCTTTTTAGCAACATGGTGCACAAGGGTCTTTTCTTCTAAACTTGAGAAAAGTGGTGTTGGCGTTTGAATTCGCAGTCTTCTCATAACTACCTAAGAAAGATTAGAATGTACGTGGATATCAGAAAACTTTAATATATAAATCATTTATGTTGAAGGTAAGATAAGCAACATCAAAactaattataaaactataaaaatccccgtttttaaaggaaaaaatatattaggtttttaaatttgctttgaaTAAAACAACTGTAAAGTAAATATTTGAcccttatttctttttgtttgtacCTGCGTTTTTGAGTAATGAGATCGG includes:
- the NHSL1 gene encoding NHS-like protein 1 isoform X3 gives rise to the protein MVVLINAKIKSFIKLFKKKTVSNLDEESRWTVHYTAPWHQQENVFLPTTRPPCVEDLHRQAKLNLKSVLRECDQLRQDGSRSSQYYSQGPTFAASSSPLAHDDQDEDEESDQKGSISSSEEERLISIRRPKTPTSSDFSDLNTQTNGAKSLPLPTPEEKTRQQAQAVQADVVPINITGENFDRQASLRRSLIYTDTLVRRPKKVKRRKTIAGVPDSVQKELALGTGQDDGGGPSVYTSDHYSSLGRLGSYGSAGQRSETRDSSCQTEEVRVVPPSMRRIRAQKGQGIAAQMGHFSGSSGNMSVLSDSAGIVFPSRLHHEAGFRSLPRCAARASAQSLEPRLGALGPADSLDGAFPYERDDPQVEGNSGHLGGASRTGTLLRPRSQELRHFEGENLTSPACVVSPHAAYSTSIIPNATLSCSSEVIVIHAVPCSGPLDSRSTSSSHTKIKSRDRLLSRRAGQDDRRSPSGSWNEGHSSLLQALGPHSPSAATLLSLCDSAVSLKTPAHLENGSPGAAFSCRNKLGFPALPQDADGGSEPSYSGGRGPGGAEPWECSATGKPGAATPGYSSPVSNLSSCSLDQTSNKDDAGSLYLGDHDGYYASVYPDSGRGPVDLCSSGDSFGNPRHSVVNVFDERAQKSQGNRSHYHDKSLSRSISLKKAKKPPLPPSRTDSLRRMPRKGAPGPGQALNGGPRASPPHALRLDLGGAGGSSSSQSPCSDADEPWLPRSRSQSTVSAGSSGASATTPTASSLCGAVHSDTSSSRSEGAEPWPQCADGPGSHGDAGAGGAPAGGARGWPVHGGCGAAGAGCSVTAGSPARRVTSPSSGYSSQSNTPPALTPVPALLKAKAKPRVPERKSSLVSSGSLSASSTSLSSSTSADGGGSARTPASAPPFPPPPFPPPPPLAETPEGALLPQSPLFPPPPPHLLPPCPPTVPGPLLLESSAPAVPPPAPPLDPKLLEDARPPFRDSGRAEPPREARRRPPDPEEGRPPPLITREALRTVQLRPVRTILGPEAAPSCGQGPRGELTPATPQDRGKAPASPKSRNSANGMQSESTRACAPGSRSTPAGSPGGGRGDTGDPGDPGAGPGPSPSRKPPPIAKKPRLVLVVPPPQRQLPAPGSPGGEAGRYAAGAGPEETAAASASPHAVDADVPAVQPDARRAPEPEEPEERRAEDGADRTGSCSALQDSRPGVPEPEAAGPSSEAWDLPKEEGSDEAMTPSRPRTTEDLFAAIHRSKRKVLGRKDSDDDHSRNHSPSPPVTPTGAAPSLASPKQVGSIQRSIRKSSTSSDNFKALLLKKGSRSDAGARMSAAEMLKNTDPRFQRSKSEPSPDAPESPSSCSPSRSRRAQEEWARGEGLMPRSLSFSGPRYGRSRTPPSAASSRYSVRNRIQSSPMTVISEGEGETMEPADDRAHWTLGATRSCPLDGLAGDEVFEGSLLHGGEPAASLRAQSPGPADETAGAEGRSPSEQCAGPLGEES